Proteins co-encoded in one Kocuria flava genomic window:
- a CDS encoding TetR/AcrR family transcriptional regulator: MTVKKTTPRGTTTGASGGGGRAANQRADAQRNRARILAATATAIRKNPDASVGDIAAEAGMGRVTVYGHFPTRAELIEAALVDSLERGEDVLSGVPLDGDPGEAFRRLVASSWVLVDQSRALLAAALKELPAARIRELHEKAEGRMRALLLRGQREGVFRVDLPVSWLLTTTHVVMNGAAEEVRAGRLDADDAPWFIQAILLPAFAATTSTTTIGEGA; this comes from the coding sequence ATGACGGTGAAGAAGACGACGCCCCGCGGCACGACGACCGGTGCGTCAGGCGGCGGTGGCCGGGCGGCCAATCAGCGGGCGGATGCGCAGCGCAACCGGGCAAGGATTCTGGCCGCGACGGCGACGGCGATCCGCAAGAACCCCGACGCTTCGGTCGGCGACATCGCCGCCGAGGCCGGGATGGGCAGAGTGACCGTCTACGGGCACTTCCCGACCCGCGCGGAGCTGATCGAGGCCGCCCTCGTTGACAGCCTCGAACGCGGCGAAGACGTGCTCAGCGGGGTGCCCCTGGATGGTGATCCGGGCGAGGCGTTCCGGCGACTGGTGGCCTCCAGCTGGGTGCTGGTCGACCAGTCGCGGGCGCTGCTGGCGGCCGCGCTGAAAGAACTGCCTGCGGCACGCATCCGCGAGCTGCACGAGAAGGCCGAGGGGCGGATGCGGGCTCTGCTGCTGCGCGGCCAGCGCGAGGGTGTCTTCCGGGTCGATCTGCCGGTGTCCTGGCTGCTGACTACTACGCACGTGGTGATGAACGGTGCCGCCGAAGAAGTGCGTGCCGGGCGCCTCGACGCCGACGACGCGCCGTGGTTCATCCAGGCGATCCTGCTGCCCGCCTTCGCCGCCACCACCAGCACCACCACCATTGGGGAAGGAGCCTGA